Genomic DNA from Klebsiella variicola:
GCCGCTGCTCTCTGAAACCGCGCGTCGCTTCAATGTGAATAACAACATTATCAGCGCGCAGATGGATTATGCCGGCGGGGTGAAGTTCGGCATCATGCTCACCGAAATGCACGGTACACAGGAAGACACTCAGGCGGCCATCGCCTGGCTGCAGGAACATCATGTAAAAGTAGAGGTATTGGGTTATGTCTGAGGCAATGATGTGGCTGCTGTTGCGCGGCGTATGGGAAACGCTGGCAATGACCTTTGTCTCCGGCTTCTTCGGTTTTGTCCTTGGTCTGCCGGTGGGCGTGCTGCTGTATGTGACCCGGCCGGGGCAAATCGTCGCCAATGCCAAACTGTACCGTACTCTGTCGGCGCTGGTGAACATTTTCCGTTCCATTCCGTTCATTATCCTGCTGGTCTGGATGATCCCGTTTACCCGCGTAATCGTCGGCACCTCGATCGGCCTGCAGGCGGCAATCGTTCCGCTGACGGTGGGCGCCGCGCCGTTTATCGCCCGCATGGTGGAGAACGCCCTGCTGGAGATCCCGACCGGGCTCATCGAAGCTTCCCGCGCGATGGGCGCCACACCGCTGCAGATCGTCCGCAAGGTTCTGCTGCCTGAAGCGCTGCCGGGGCTGGTCAACGCCGCCACCATCACGCTTATTACCCTGGTAGGCTACTCCGCCATGGGCGGCGCGGTGGGCGCCGGTGGTCTGGGGCAGATTGGTTATCAGTACGGTTATATCGGCTACAACGCAACGGTGATGAATACCGTACTGGTGTTACTGGTTATTCTGGTTTATTTAATTCAATTCTCTGGCGATCGTATCGTCCGGGCTGTGACTCATAAATAACGTTATTGGCAGACAACACTCATTCTTACAGGAAGGAAATAACATGGCCTTTAATTTCAAAACCTTTGCGGCAGTTGGCGCGTTAATCGGTTCTCTGGCGCTGGTGGGTTGCGGTCAGGATGAAAAAGATCCGAATCATATTAAAGTCGGCGTTATCGTCGGGGCGGAACAGCAGGTCGCTGAAGTTGCGCAGAAAGTGGCAAAAGAGAAGTATGGTCTCGATGTTGAGCTGGTGACCTTCAACGATTACGTGCTGCCAAACGAAGCGCTAAGCAAAGGCGATATCGACGTGAACGCCTTCCAGCATAAACCGTATCTCGACCAGCAGATTAAAGACCGTGGCTATAAGCTGGTCTCCGTTGGCAACACCTTCGTCTATCCGATCGCGGGTTACTCGAAGAAAATCAAATCGCTGGACGAACTGCAGCCGGGCTCGCAGATCGCCGTCCCGAACGATCCGACTAACCTCGGCCGTTCCCTGCTGCTGCTGCAGCAGGTGGGTCTGATCAAACTGAAAGACGGCGTGGGCCTGCTGCCGACCTCGCTGGATATCGTCGAAAACCCGAAAAACCTGAAAATTGTTGAACTGGAAGCGCCACAGCTGCCGCGTTCGCTGGACGACGCACAGATTGCGCTGGCCGTCATCAACACCACTTACGCCAGCCAGATTGGCCTGACCCCGGCGAAAGACGGTATCTTTGTTGA
This window encodes:
- a CDS encoding methionine ABC transporter permease MetI, yielding MSEAMMWLLLRGVWETLAMTFVSGFFGFVLGLPVGVLLYVTRPGQIVANAKLYRTLSALVNIFRSIPFIILLVWMIPFTRVIVGTSIGLQAAIVPLTVGAAPFIARMVENALLEIPTGLIEASRAMGATPLQIVRKVLLPEALPGLVNAATITLITLVGYSAMGGAVGAGGLGQIGYQYGYIGYNATVMNTVLVLLVILVYLIQFSGDRIVRAVTHK
- the metQ gene encoding methionine ABC transporter substrate-binding lipoprotein MetQ, which encodes MAFNFKTFAAVGALIGSLALVGCGQDEKDPNHIKVGVIVGAEQQVAEVAQKVAKEKYGLDVELVTFNDYVLPNEALSKGDIDVNAFQHKPYLDQQIKDRGYKLVSVGNTFVYPIAGYSKKIKSLDELQPGSQIAVPNDPTNLGRSLLLLQQVGLIKLKDGVGLLPTSLDIVENPKNLKIVELEAPQLPRSLDDAQIALAVINTTYASQIGLTPAKDGIFVEGKESPYVNLIVAREDNKDAENVKKFVQAYQSDEVYEAANKIFNGGAVKGW